A single genomic interval of Mobula hypostoma chromosome 7, sMobHyp1.1, whole genome shotgun sequence harbors:
- the LOC134349444 gene encoding protocadherin-8-like, translated as MMISERGRNNFVAPVTGPLPGFSCCLLLVLLTTPRADGLTAKYSISEEEPPGTVVGNLAADLQLEAAGSFRLMQKSNWSLVEVGENDGQLTVGGRIDREQLCRQQTGAEPCLLLFDVVNLSGDKFVLIRVELRVRDINDHAPVFGRSELRVEISESSAPGTRVPLEAALDADVGANSLQQYRLSPSRPFALELRSGADGLAHAELVLVEALDRESQAEFVLQLEAEDGGDPPRTGAARLRVQVLDSNDNSPAFQRSSFTVELREDAPPGSSLLQLEAADPDLGLNGEVVYSFSPQLPAPIRRLFSLDAQTGWLSLAGPLDRESRASFRLEVRAHDRGVPPSAATGCTVTVRVLDVNDNAPEIGIAPLAPGGGGSLAHISEAAAPGSLVALVSTSDRDSGANGRVSCSLSGHEHFELRPAYGSSHMVVTAAPLDRERAAQYNLTLLAEDLGADPRRTVRTLTVRLTDENDNAPAFSRRLYRVSVLENNQAGTYLTTVVARDPDLADNGRVTYRLLGPGSALASVDPATGAIYALRSFDRESLPEAQLLLQATDGGSPPLSSSATVLLTVADRNDNAPVITHPPPGNGSCCVITLPRDGGAGYLATRVRARDADEGANAKLSFRLLSGSQAGLFTIDSGTGEIKLGRRPLGLGPEALRLVVAVSDSGWPALSATATLQLVVAAAEAAGGNAPLRPEKRSWDTSLVVIVVLAGGCAALLMAIVGVAATCRSGGKVTKFAETVPLPKGRQADLSGGPRREEATDQRDSELEVGDLLLNSTPSPAKGELEVGGPRNSKDPSILESSPKVTGESLILESNLHHGTFCAVAVHQDRKSQEVFSGKDSGKGDSDFNDSDSDISGDATRRGNLAIDQRENELSCLEENQLPCSSAPHYNLISEMKECSDLSPQLKQSYMVAYSSIPTAFLHSSCSTAKPLLQDHSFKCTHLYGHTSKSGLQTSKMVLSSDSGRSLHPFCQPTMQRHNKTNSSAQGTTGQRYQTRYLNMELSEVATSF; from the exons ATGATGATCAGTGAAAGGGGCAGAAACAATTTTGTTGCCCCAGTAACTGGGCCATTACCCGGATTCTCTTGCTGTCTCCTCCTCGTACTTTTAACCACCCCGAGAGCCGACGGCTTAACAGCCAAGTACTCCATCTCGGAGGAGGAGCCGCCCGGCACCGTGGTCGGAAACCTGGCGGCAGACCTGCAGCTGGAAGCGGCGGGCAGCTTCCGCCTGATGCAGAAGTCCAACTGGTCTCTAGTGGAAGTCGGCGAGAACGACGGGCAGCTGACGGTCGGGGGCCGCATCGACCGGGAGCAACTGTGCCGCCAGCAGACGGGAGCCGAGCCGTGCCTGTTGCTCTTCGACGTGGTGAACTTGTCCGGAGACAAGTTCGTGCTGATTCGCGTCGAGCTGCGAGTGCGGGACATCAATGACCACGCCCCCGTGTTCGGGCGCTCGGAGCTGCGGGTGGAAATCAGCGAGAGCTCGGCGCCGGGCACTCGCGTCCCGCTAGAGGCGGCTCTCGACGCCGACGTGGGCGCCAACTCGCTGCAACAGTACCGGCTGTCGCCGAGCCGCCCTTTCGCGCTGGAGCTGCGCAGCGGCGCCGACGGACTCGCTCACGCCGAGCTGGTGCTGGTCGAGGCGCTGGACCGCGAGAGCCAGGCGGAGTTCGTGCTGCAGCTGGAGGCCGAGGACGGCGGCGACCCGCCGCGGACCGGGGCGGCCCGGCTCCGGGTCCAGGTGCTCGACTCGAATGACAACAGCCCGGCTTTCCAGCGCAGCTCGTTCACGGTGGAGCTGCGGGAAGACGCGCCGCCCGGCTCGTCGCTGCTCCAGCTGGAGGCTGCCGACCCCGACCTGGGCCTCAACGGCGAGGTGGTCTACAGCTTCAGCCCGCAGCTGCCCGCTCCCATCCGCCGCCTCTTCAGCCTCGACGCGCAGACGGGCTGGCTGAGCCTGGCCGGGCCGCTGGACCGAGAGAGCAGGGCGAGCTTCCGGCTGGAGGTGCGCGCCCACGACCGCGGGGTCCCGCCAAGCGCCGCCACCGGCTGCACCGTCACCGTGCGCGTCCTCGACGTCAACGACAACGCGCCCGAGATCGGCATCGCGCCGCTGGCCCCAGGCGGCGGTGGCAGCCTGGCCCACATCAGCGAGGCGGCGGCGCCGGGCAGTCTGGTGGCGCTGGTCAGCACCTCGGACAGGGACTCGGGAGCCAACGGCCGCGTCTCCTGCTCGCTCTCCGGACACGAGCACTTCGAGCTGCGGCCGGCCTACGGCTCCAGCCACATGGTGGTGACGGCGGCGCCGCTTGACCGTGAGCGGGCCGCCCAGTACAACCTGACGCTGCTGGCCGAGGACCTGGGCGCCGACCCGCGCCGCACGGTGCGCACCCTGACCGTGCGCCTGACCGACGAGAACGACAACGCGCCCGCCTTCTCCCGCCGCCTCTACCGAGTCTCTGTGCTGGAGAACAACCAGGCCGGCACCTACCTGACCACCGTGGTGGCCCGCGACCCCGACCTGGCCGACAATGGCCGGGTCACCTACCGCTTGCTGGGACCCGGCTCGGCCCTGGCCTCGGTAGACCCGGCCACCGGCGCCATCTACGCGCTGCGCTCCTTCGACCGCGAGTCGCTGCCCGAGGCCCAGCTCTTGCTGCAGGCCACCGACGGCGGTTCTCCGCCGCTCAGCAGCTCGGCCACCGTCCTCCTCACCGTGGCCGATCGCAACGACAACGCGCCGGTCATCACGCACCCGCCGCCGGGCAACGGCTCCTGCTGCGTCATCACGCTCCCTCGCGACGGCGGCGCCGGTTACCTGGCAACGCGCGTGCGGGCCCGGGACGCCGATGAAGGGGCGAACGCGAAGCTGAGCTTCCGGCTGCTGAGCGGCTCCCAGGCCGGGCTCTTCACCATCGACAGCGGCACCGGCGAAATCAAGCTGGGCCGCCGGCCGCTCGGGCTCGGGCCCGAGGCCCTGCGGCTCGTCGTGGCTGTCAGTGACAGTGGCTGGCCCGCCCTGTCCGCCACCGCCACTCTGCAGTTGGTGGTGGCGGCGGCCGAAGCTGCCGGGGGCAACGCGCCGCTGCGGCCGGAGAAGCGGAGCTGGGACACATCGTTAGTGGTCATCGTGGTGCTGGCGGGCGGCTGCGCGGCCCTACTCATGGCCATTGTCGGAGTGGCAGCTACATGCCGGAGTGGCGGAAAGGTGACCAAGTTCGCAGAGACGGTCCCATTGCCCAAAGGTCGTCAGGCTGACCTCTCGGGAGGCCCCAGGCGGGAGGAAGCCACCGACCAGAGGGACAGCGAGCTTGAAGTCGGTGACTTGCTGCTGAATTCGACTCCTTCCCCGGCGAAGGGTGAACTGGAAGTTGGTGGTCCTCGCAATTCCAAGGATCCGAGCATCCTCGAGTCGAGTCCTAAGGTCACCGGAGAG AGCTTGATATTGGAGTCTAATCTTCATCATGGAACCTTCTGTGCAGTTGCTGTTCACCAAGACAGAAA ATCCCAAGAGGTATTTAGTGGAAAAGACAGTGGAAAAGGTGACAGTGACTTCAATGATAGTGATTCTGATATAAGTGGAGATGCAACGAGAAGAGGAAATCTAGCTATTGATCAGAGAGAAAATG AACTATCCTGTCTTGAAGAAAACCAATTGCCTTGTAGTTCTGCTCCACATTATAACTTGATATCTGAAATGAAAGAGTGCAGCGACTTATCTCCTCAGCTCAAACAGAGCTATATGGTTGCTTATTCTTCAATTCCTACTGCATTCTTACATTCATCATGTTCTACAGCAAAACCACTTCTACAGGATCACTCCTTCAAATGCACACACCTGTATGGTCATACATCAAAGTCAGGACTTCAGACATCCAAAATGGTTCTTTCCAGTGATTCTGGAAGGTCAttacatcccttttgccaaccaacaATGCAAAGGCATAATAAAACAAACTCTTCAGCACAAGGGACTACTGGACAAAGATACCAAACAAGGTATCTCAATATGGAACTCTCTGAAGTAGCAACTTCATTTTGA